The region acatatatctttaaaaagaaattcaactgaaagttaatttttcaaaataaaatagaattgcaCCATATGATCCTTTAACTCATGCATAGACTTTGGCACCCAGCCTCCACGAGATGAGGTGCCTCTGGTTCTTTAAAAAGCACAAACTTTCAAGTCAAGGGAAACTATACTGACATTTTGGTTTTGCCAATGACTGCTGTGGGACCTCAGGAAGGCTATTtactttctctgagcctcagtttcctcacagtAAAACAGGCCTCACATCCACAGGATCGCTGCGAAGATCAGAGATGATGTGTATCAAACACCTGGCACGTGGGAGATACTAAACCATTGGTAGCTAGTCACAGCTGTTAACAAATAAGCAAATTTGTTCCATCAACAAGTATTTGCTCAGCCTCTGCCCTGTTGCTGGCAAAAGTAGTAAACAAGATAGAAAATAACTGACTTACAATATTACCTCCTGTTCTCAAACTCCAATTGTCCAAAAAGACAGCAAATCAATCTAGAAACTAGAAGCCAAGCTGTTATCTGAATGACAATTACACTCCGAATGAGGGTGAGGAAGACTGGGCAGAATGCAGGTTGCTAGGATGCAGGGCCACCATGGCAGCCACTTTGCAGGGAACTGCAGGGCTGCCCAAGTAGACGTCTTCTCCCGTTGCTGCTGCCTTCTCTGCTGCACCGGGACAGCTCAGGAAGCCCCTGTCTCTGTGAAACCCCAGAGAATGTCATCTGCTGTTACGGACAGCAGCCTGACTCAAAATGCACCCCGAAGACTAGGCCGTCCTCAGCCCTCAGGTTCACCCGATGCTCTTGTTCCTGCGCTGGCGCCTGCCACGTGGCTCAGATGAAAACAGTTCTGCTACATCAGACAGCAGATTCTGTTCCTGAGATGCAGGGATGAAAGGACAcgtaatttttaataaaagcatgaaaattCACATTGTCCTCTCTGGCAGTGCCAACTCCAAGCACAAAAGTGATGACGGCCTAAACAAAAGAGGAGTCCCTCCTCTTGGGGAAATTAACCCTTTCTGTAGAGACCAAGGACCATTCCAGACAGCCAGCGTGGGCTGGACTGCTACATCACGGCAGCCAGCACGTGAGCCCCTCTGAGGACAGGTGGCTGACACCGGCTTGGGAGCACTTGTCATCACAGCACCCCTGCAAGGCAGGGACCACCCACCCATTCAGAAGGGGGAACCAAGGCCAAGTCAGAATAATGGCTTGCCTAGCTGGCAACGGGTAAGTTGAGGACCTGTATTTTGAGGTTGTTTTTACAATTTCCTCAGCCCGGTTTTACTCATTGTTAGAAAACAATGAATGAAAGCTTCCAGAAATGTAATCAGCTAAGATGCCTAGCAATGGAGTTCTGTCCTTCGCAGACCTGCCATTTAGCTGAGTTAGTTTACAGGGAGGGCCATTTTGCTGAGGCCTgtctccctccaccccttccctctcGGTCTCAGGAACGGAAGGTGTTCACAGAGTACGATGGCTTCAAACCACAGGGTCATTCCCCAGACAGGGGTCAGCGATTTTGGTTCCAAGTTACTAGGAAAGTGCTTTTCAATGTAAATCTGATCTCTCAACACCGTATCTTGGCAGCCCTCCCTCCACATAATGTCCCAACGGGGATAAACTGCCCCCGACATGGATTCTAGCATACAAACCTTTCCTACGCGTGCTCCCTCCATCAGTCAGGACTTgtgtcctccctgccccaggggacAGGTTTCCTGTGAGCGACCCGCCAGCCCAGCCGGGACGTCTGGGTGCAGAGCTACGGGGCTCCCTTCCCCCCCAGCCACCGTCCGCCCCAACCCCGCAGAGTTCCCAACCCCGCAGAGTTCCCGGTGTTTCCTCCGGGCTTGCGGGAGGAGATCCCAAGCGGGACCATTGTGTTGGAGATGCATCAGAAACCAGGCGAACTCTCCAGATTGAGGATTTTAAGAGACCCAGTAGAAAGGCAGAAAGAGCTAGCGGAGCGGGGTAGTCTCTGGCTCCTGCGGTGGCCCGGAGGTGGGGgaaggcccccacccccagcctccgtTTCCCCTTCTGTAAGACTGGGCGGCGGGAGGGGGCCCAGGTGAGCACTAAGGCGAGACAGCGCGGGCTTCCCTCAGGCGCGACAACGAGATGCGTCGCAGCCCTCGAGCCAACCTGGGAAGACGCAATTCTCGCGGAGCGCCCGGCCCAGGGCGCGTCCGCCCgctgcccccgcccgcccgcacGCACCTGCCGGCCCCGCGATCCTCCCTCCGCGcggcagcccccgcccccgcctcggTCCCACCCACGCGCCCCCGGCCCTCCCCGCCTGGCGTGGGACTCCGCCCCCCCCCGCTCCCGCCCCCCGCCTCGGTCCCACCCACGCGCCTCGCCCCGcagcccccggcccgccccgccctcgCGTGGGACTCCGCCCCCCACCCGAGTCCCCGCGCCCCGCGAGCGgagggcgggccggggcggggcggggcgcgcgggagGCGGAGCCACGCGGGGAATCCTGCTCGGGGCAGCGCCCGGCCCCGCAGAGCAGCGCGGCCGTCCGAGGCTCCGGCGCCGggggcggcggggaagcccaggcGCAGCCGGGTCTGGAGGGATCCCCGCGCCGAGcgagccgccgccgcctccgcgcCGCCCCCGCGGGCTGGCCTCGCCCGGCGCGCCCGCACTCCGCCCGGCCCGGCTCCCGCGGCCCCACCGCCCGCCCGCCGGCGCCCGCCCGCTCGCCATGCAGCCGCCGCCGGCCCCGCGCGCGTAGGCGCCCGCCGCAGGCCATGCTGCCCCTGCTCGCCGCGCTGCTGGCCGCCGCCTGCCCGCTGCCGCCCGCCCGCGGCGGGGCCGCGGACGCGCCGGGCCTCCTCGGGATGCCCCCCAACGCCTCGGCGAACGCGTCGTCCGCGGGCGAGCCGGCCGCCCCGCGCCTGCTGGCCTCGGCGGCCCCCGGCTCCCCCGAGCGCCCGGGCCCCGAGGAGGCGCCGGCCGCGCCGTGCAACATCAGCGTGCAGCGGCAGATGCTGAGCTCGCTGCTCGTGCGCTGGGGCCGCCCGCGGGGCTTCCAGTGCGACCTGCTGCTCTTCTCCACCAACGCGCACGGCCGCGCCTTCTTCGCCGCCGCCTTCCACCGCGTCGGGCCGCCGCTGCTCATCGAGCACCTGGGGCTGGCGGCGGGCGGCGCGCAGCAGGACCTGCGCCTCTGCGTGGGCTGCGGCTGGGTGCGCGGCCGCCGCCCCGGCCGCCTCCGGCCCGCCGCGCCCGCCACCGCCGGGGCGCCCACCGCGCTGCCCGCCTACCCCGCGGCCGAGCCGCCGGGGCCGCTGTGGCTGCAGGGCGAGCCGCTGCACTTCTGCTGCCTGGACTTCAGCCTGGAGGAGCTGCAGGGCGAGCCGGGCTGGCGGCTGAACCGCAAGCCCATCGAGTCCACGCTGGTGGCCTGCTTCATGACCCTGGTCATCGTCGTGTGGAGCGTGGCCGCCCTCATCTGGCCGGTGCCCATCATCGCCGGCTTCCTGCCCAACGGCATGGAGCAGCGCCGGACCACcgccagcgccgccgccgcccccgccgcagTGCCGGCGGGGACCACCgcggccgccgctgccgccgccgccgccgccgccgcggcggCCGTCACCTCGGGGGTGGCGCCGCAGtgacccgcccctccccccgcgTGCGTCCTGTCCGCGCTCGCGGAGCCTTCCCCGCCGGGACGCCGGCCGGTGTGCTTCGTGCCGTAGTGTCGTTAGTTCTCCTCCCCGATGGGGCCGCCGAGTCCGGAAAGCACGGTTCGCGCTGCGCTTCCAGCTCCGAAAAGCAGGCGCCAGCCCCCGGGCCACGGGGGGACGCAGCTCGGAAGTCGGAGAGAGGGACTTGGGGCCCTTTCCCCTCTGTTGCACCCcctgcccgcctccctccccgcACCCACGTGCCCTCTGTTCATGGCAGAAAATGACCAAATcctgtgtatttgttttatatatttaataactgttttaaatgaaagttttagtaaaaaaaaaaaactacaaaacaaaaagattaaattgCTATTGCTGTAGTAAGAGAAGCTCTTTGTATCCAAACATAGTTGTATTtgaagtttgttgttttttaatttattttaaaagggagggggggcatgggaaGGATTTGACACCGGTACATCAATACTGCTGACAATGAACTTTATGGACCTTTTCCAAGTCGATCTATCCAGTGACGTGGCCTGGTGGGCGTTTCTTCTTGTATTTATGTGGTTTTTTTGGCTTTTAATACAGACATTTTCCTCCAGAGATGCGTATGtagctttttctttatttgatttaGGAAAAGGAATCCAAGAATCGCGAGGTATTACCCGAAAACGTGAGAGAGGGAATCTGCAAAAAGTTAGAGAAGGGTGAATTCTGTCGCCCTTACTGGAGAGGTAGGAGGTGAAAGCCCTCCTGGCCATTGCTCTGCCACTCTGGGCCTCCCCCACacctcccccccttccccagcTGTCTTGGTGACAAGTACAGTTTTACCTGATTTGTCTGTTTACTCGCTGTCCAGGCCTCTGAAAAAAACACTCCCTGAAGCGTCAAAATGGTCAAATCAATAATTCCTCTGAGCTGGGTGTCTTTCACAAAAATGACTCATTTTGAAAGGCATATTGACTCCATTTTCGTATGTGTGCGCTTTAGCGGGTGAGCACTTTACAACAGCTGGTTTTAAAACCTGATatattattttggtatttaagaatttttaagcaGGTGAACTCTTGGGGAATAAGTAGTTAATGATCACAAGACTTTCTTTACTCCTTGGTTTCCATGTTACTATGATGTCTGGGTTTCAGAAGAGTAAATGGAAAGTTCTTAAAGAGACAATAtaccaacaatttttttttttcatgaatactTAAGATTTTTCTAGAGCTCTAGTTcttaaagtgtggtccctgggccGGTAAcgccagcagcatctgggaacttgttagagatGCAAAACCGGGCTCCATGCAGGACCTAaggaatcagaaactctgggatagggcccagcaatctgtattttaacaagccctctgaGCGATTCTGAGGCATTTCAAGTTTGAAGGAGAACAGTTGTGTGGTTAGTGGAAGAAAACCTTCAAATGTGTGTAGCCTCCTTTTATGTGGTGATGTCTCTATTTTATCTGTAGAAATGGGGTGCACTTTTTTCCACAGGAGTCTGTCTGAAGGAGGGCTGGGTCCGTCCATGCCTTGCAGTTTCAGCTATTCCTCTGGCTCCTTGAGGTCCAGGGATATCTCTGGCAGAGCACGGCCCCTGAgccgggtggggtggggtgagggttgGGGAGGTGGTCTTCCCCCATCTCCTGATTCCCACATTGAAGAAGTTCAGTGTGATGCAAATCTGTCAGCCTAGAAAGTCACTGCCAATCTTCCTGTGCCCCAAAGCAAGGTAGGTTGTGAACCTCACTGTTTTCCAACTCTGTAGTAACTAGCAGGagaaaatcaataattttattaacCTTGATCAATTGTAAAATAATcatagcatttatattaataattctggaAGGCACATTAGGTATGCTTAgtaccaaacacacacacacacagtcattcTACCTGATTTTTTGCAAAATgtaaactaaggctcagagaggttcagcaTCTTGTCTACTATCACACAGCTACAAGAGGCAGAGCTGAATCTAAACCCAAGACTTCTGCCTCCCTGAATGGTATTTTTCATCACTAGAAACTTCTAGGAGAATTAGGAGCGAGGTGCTCAGTCCTGCTCTTCTGCTGACCCATCCCAGCCACTGTATATGTGTATGAGGAGCCCTAATGAACACCTCTTTAGTGTGGGTTTGAATATCTACATCTATTTCTGCAGCAACACACCTTCCTAAAGAAAGATTTTCAGAATTGCTGGAGGAACATTTGTGTGTATCTCACCAGTGGGCTGGTTAATTCTCCTAGAAAGGGAGGACAGAGCCTATTGATCTTTTTCAGTAGGGATCCCCCACTGAGTAAAGCAAGTCAGGCCCTGGCAAGGCCAGCTCTGGGGTCTGTGCATTCTAGTTTGATTTGCATCATCTCAGTAGTGAAACACTTCCAAGTATGTAATTCACTAAGGACTAAGTGGTAGCTCTTTGACAGTGAAGGAAGTATGCCACTTTGTCCTGTGTACGTGTTTGCATGGC is a window of Microcebus murinus isolate Inina chromosome 1, M.murinus_Inina_mat1.0, whole genome shotgun sequence DNA encoding:
- the TMEM158 gene encoding transmembrane protein 158, which codes for MLPLLAALLAAACPLPPARGGAADAPGLLGMPPNASANASSAGEPAAPRLLASAAPGSPERPGPEEAPAAPCNISVQRQMLSSLLVRWGRPRGFQCDLLLFSTNAHGRAFFAAAFHRVGPPLLIEHLGLAAGGAQQDLRLCVGCGWVRGRRPGRLRPAAPATAGAPTALPAYPAAEPPGPLWLQGEPLHFCCLDFSLEELQGEPGWRLNRKPIESTLVACFMTLVIVVWSVAALIWPVPIIAGFLPNGMEQRRTTASAAAAPAAVPAGTTAAAAAAAAAAAAAAVTSGVAPQ